A single window of Xylocopilactobacillus apicola DNA harbors:
- a CDS encoding mevalonate kinase family protein produces MIKIKVPGKLFISGEYAAIFPASHSLIVPVNRYLTAEIYATNTNYSLIKSEQQELKIDFFNLNIEQKFSEFWQPVVSALQAARSYLIAKNQPLKNFVLDITSELNHPAYGKIGLGSSGAVTVATIKAILYLSKIELTNEDLFCCSLKAQREHFAKSSFGDLAIAVYQKPLYYQKPPSLDKLGLIQPFDWPSDWQIFVGFTGHPFKTEVGVTRFNELSENVQNNFCQNINHLTTKLYKALIEQTNPTEIFQEIADLYWRLDREEKIGIFTTALKKLILTARALKIPAKQSGAGGGDCGIAIGLKECQNELFNSWQKAQIMPLNLEVIT; encoded by the coding sequence TTGATCAAAATTAAAGTTCCTGGCAAACTTTTTATTTCAGGTGAATATGCCGCAATTTTTCCGGCATCTCATTCGTTAATTGTGCCAGTTAATCGATATTTAACAGCAGAAATTTATGCAACCAACACAAATTATTCATTGATAAAAAGCGAGCAGCAAGAGTTGAAAATTGATTTCTTCAATTTAAACATTGAACAGAAATTTTCCGAATTTTGGCAGCCCGTGGTTTCTGCGCTGCAAGCTGCTCGATCTTATTTGATTGCAAAAAATCAACCGCTTAAAAATTTTGTCTTGGACATTACAAGCGAACTCAATCATCCGGCGTATGGAAAAATTGGCCTTGGTTCATCTGGTGCGGTCACGGTTGCCACGATTAAAGCCATTTTGTACTTATCGAAAATTGAATTAACTAACGAAGACCTTTTCTGCTGCTCTTTAAAGGCCCAAAGAGAGCACTTTGCCAAAAGTTCTTTCGGTGATTTAGCAATTGCTGTTTATCAAAAACCACTTTACTACCAAAAGCCGCCTTCCCTTGATAAACTCGGACTAATTCAACCCTTTGATTGGCCATCTGATTGGCAAATTTTTGTCGGTTTTACCGGACATCCTTTTAAAACAGAAGTTGGTGTGACCAGATTTAACGAATTATCGGAAAATGTCCAAAATAATTTCTGCCAAAACATCAATCACCTGACGACTAAACTTTATAAAGCATTAATTGAGCAAACGAACCCCACCGAAATTTTTCAAGAAATCGCTGATCTATATTGGCGTTTAGATCGTGAAGAAAAAATTGGAATTTTTACTACAGCGCTAAAAAAACTAATATTAACGGCGCGCGCTTTAAAAATTCCCGCTAAACAATCGGGTGCAGGTGGCGGTGATTGTGGCATCGCAATCGGTTTAAAAGAGTGTCAAAACGAGCTTTTTAATTCATGGCAAAAAGCCCAGATTATGCCCTTAAATTTGGAGGTTATTACTTGA
- a CDS encoding restriction endonuclease subunit S, whose translation MNWKFFYQEAPTIVSNEVAVLSNEHLNEYNGLFIATVLRNTIEQTLWHRQNIKSSLRTQQINLPVDGAGKVDWNFMDEYIKSIPNSNLIKRIW comes from the coding sequence ATCAATTGGAAATTTTTTTATCAAGAAGCACCGACCATCGTTTCGAATGAAGTTGCGGTACTATCTAATGAACATTTAAATGAATATAATGGATTGTTTATTGCGACAGTTTTGCGCAATACGATTGAGCAGACTCTTTGGCACCGCCAGAATATAAAAAGCAGCCTCAGAACTCAACAAATTAATTTGCCGGTAGATGGGGCTGGGAAGGTTGATTGGAATTTTATGGATGAGTACATTAAATCGATCCCGAATTCAAATCTAATCAAAAGAATTTGGTAG
- the mvaD gene encoding diphosphomevalonate decarboxylase, with translation MARAIAHPNIALIKYWGKADPLINLPAVPSISLTLSELETSTSVTIDPQLNQDVFILNGKETINPKVELMMNAVRKIAKKEVFASIKSSNNFPTSAGYASSASGMAAIALASNQAYELGLDHDGLARLARLGSGSATRSIDGGLVSWPTGTDVSSFGRAILPPEEVPLAVFSVTTTAANKKISSTDAMQIVSSTSPYYPTWVQNSTDDYFKALELIKKSKWEDLLALAQNNALKMHAVNLAARPEIIYWQPESLAIMQQVQKIQTEKQIPVYFSLDAGPNVKLLTLQKWVKEVATEFATWDLQLSLPGKGAQIIDQN, from the coding sequence ATGGCTCGCGCAATTGCTCATCCTAATATCGCTTTGATCAAATACTGGGGCAAAGCTGATCCGCTAATTAATTTACCAGCAGTCCCTAGTATTTCTCTAACTTTAAGTGAACTCGAAACATCTACTTCAGTTACAATTGATCCTCAACTGAACCAAGATGTTTTTATTTTGAATGGAAAAGAAACGATTAATCCAAAAGTCGAGCTCATGATGAACGCTGTTCGTAAAATTGCTAAAAAAGAAGTTTTTGCTTCCATCAAAAGTTCTAATAATTTCCCAACTTCAGCTGGGTATGCTTCTTCAGCCAGCGGCATGGCAGCAATTGCTTTAGCCAGTAATCAAGCTTACGAGCTGGGTTTAGATCATGACGGACTTGCAAGGCTTGCTCGACTTGGATCAGGTTCGGCAACGCGATCCATCGACGGCGGGCTAGTTAGTTGGCCAACTGGGACTGATGTGTCTTCTTTTGGTCGCGCAATTTTACCGCCTGAAGAAGTTCCTTTGGCGGTGTTTTCCGTCACAACAACTGCCGCCAACAAAAAAATATCCAGCACCGATGCAATGCAAATCGTTAGCTCAACCTCGCCTTATTACCCAACTTGGGTGCAAAATTCCACCGATGATTATTTTAAAGCCTTAGAACTGATTAAGAAATCTAAGTGGGAAGATCTATTAGCTCTCGCCCAAAATAATGCATTAAAAATGCACGCAGTAAACCTTGCTGCTAGACCAGAGATTATTTATTGGCAACCTGAATCGCTGGCAATTATGCAGCAAGTCCAAAAAATTCAGACCGAAAAACAAATTCCAGTCTATTTTTCGCTTGACGCTGGACCTAATGTTAAACTTTTAACTTTACAAAAATGGGTCAAAGAAGTAGCAACCGAATTTGCAACTTGGGACCTTCAACTAAGCTTACCAGGTAAAGGAGCTCAAATCATTGATCAAAATTAA
- the mvk gene encoding mevalonate kinase yields the protein MTKARASSIAYGKLILNGEHAVVFDRPALAVPINSLQTKVFITEQSRKGIYLKSKYFFGNLEDCKNILPSLYALIKEFLIYIENPQANFQVNIESSIPEASGLGSSAAVAWSLANALNRYFGTSLNKEELYRFANISEEIVHTNPSGLDLITSSSATPVIFQKNKKAAKLQVASDLKGFIVIATTPKHGLTKNAVMQVAKSAQMHPFLYENYFNQIENITTNAIEHLTSGNLSAFGNDLTENQKVLAKMHLSTPKIDELLTLARNNGSLGAKITGSGLGGSIFALTENYPDAVKLEQLFCQAAANFTHIIALKEYTN from the coding sequence TTGACCAAAGCCCGCGCAAGTTCAATTGCCTACGGGAAATTAATTCTTAATGGAGAACATGCGGTAGTTTTTGACCGACCAGCCCTTGCCGTTCCGATTAATTCTTTACAAACGAAAGTTTTCATTACCGAACAGAGCCGCAAAGGAATTTACCTCAAAAGCAAATACTTTTTTGGTAATTTGGAAGATTGCAAAAACATCCTGCCATCATTATACGCATTAATTAAAGAGTTTTTAATCTATATTGAAAACCCGCAAGCAAATTTTCAGGTTAATATTGAAAGTTCAATTCCTGAGGCTAGCGGGCTTGGTTCAAGTGCAGCAGTTGCTTGGAGTTTGGCTAATGCTTTAAATCGTTATTTTGGGACAAGTTTGAACAAAGAGGAATTATATCGTTTTGCAAATATTTCCGAAGAAATCGTTCATACCAATCCCTCTGGACTCGATTTAATTACTTCTAGTAGTGCAACTCCTGTTATCTTTCAAAAAAATAAAAAAGCAGCTAAGTTGCAAGTCGCCTCTGATCTCAAAGGATTTATCGTCATTGCAACGACCCCTAAGCACGGATTAACCAAAAATGCGGTGATGCAAGTAGCCAAAAGTGCCCAAATGCATCCGTTTTTATACGAAAATTACTTTAACCAAATTGAAAATATTACTACCAACGCGATTGAGCATTTAACTAGCGGAAACTTATCTGCTTTTGGCAATGATCTCACAGAAAATCAAAAGGTTCTAGCTAAGATGCACCTGAGCACTCCGAAAATCGATGAACTTTTAACGCTTGCTCGAAATAATGGCAGCTTAGGAGCTAAAATTACCGGCAGCGGACTTGGCGGGAGCATCTTCGCTTTAACTGAAAATTATCCTGATGCGGTAAAGCTTGAACAGTTATTTTGTCAAGCAGCAGCTAATTTCACTCATATTATTGCTTTAAAAGAGTACACCAACTAA
- the rplT gene encoding 50S ribosomal protein L20, with protein sequence MARVKGGPSARKRRKKVLKLARGYRGAKHIQFKAAHSQLFVSYRYAFRDRRQVKRDFRKLWIARINAAARMNDISYSRLMHGLKLASIDLNRKMLSEIAISDPEGFADLVKQAKAKL encoded by the coding sequence ATGGCAAGAGTAAAAGGCGGCCCGTCCGCACGCAAAAGAAGAAAAAAGGTCTTAAAGCTCGCCAGGGGTTATCGTGGAGCTAAACATATTCAATTTAAGGCAGCACATTCCCAGCTTTTTGTATCTTATCGTTATGCATTTCGCGATCGTCGTCAAGTTAAAAGAGATTTCCGTAAATTATGGATTGCTCGGATTAACGCGGCAGCTCGGATGAACGATATTTCATATAGTCGTTTGATGCACGGTTTGAAGTTAGCTTCAATCGATTTGAACCGGAAGATGTTAAGTGAAATTGCAATTAGTGATCCAGAAGGATTTGCTGATTTAGTTAAACAAGCTAAAGCTAAACTTTAA
- a CDS encoding class I SAM-dependent methyltransferase, with the protein MNFTQYFESFDRLGLILPEEIQGKIKTLKMAVADLNQGMYPKNPLPYLPLVESEISELIFGNLTVNDLTAKISELDHLLIDFRTVVRENLGLYCILNEVLLNDLVNFVNGPVLELAAGNGFLAARLASHGLQVTAVDNLSYASETENLNEYLPVVNADAKSYLARHLNDFASIILAWSPDQDNFDLEILRLIRTSKPQVNFFVIGEHNGKTNSDEFWSEVHFINLKKMIRLNKRFSDFDLYHDRIYMVE; encoded by the coding sequence ATGAATTTTACGCAATATTTCGAATCTTTTGATCGGCTGGGTTTAATTCTACCAGAGGAGATTCAAGGGAAAATTAAGACCTTAAAAATGGCCGTCGCAGACTTAAATCAGGGAATGTATCCCAAGAACCCGCTCCCTTATTTGCCGCTGGTTGAATCTGAAATTTCTGAACTGATTTTTGGAAATTTGACAGTTAATGATTTAACAGCCAAAATTAGTGAGCTCGATCATCTTTTGATTGATTTTCGAACGGTAGTCAGAGAAAACTTAGGTTTATACTGTATTTTGAATGAAGTGCTTCTTAATGATTTAGTTAATTTTGTGAATGGGCCAGTTTTAGAGCTGGCCGCGGGAAATGGATTTTTAGCTGCACGTTTAGCATCACACGGGCTTCAAGTAACAGCTGTAGATAATTTAAGCTACGCAAGTGAAACGGAGAATTTAAACGAGTATTTACCAGTAGTTAATGCAGACGCTAAGAGTTATTTAGCACGTCATCTTAATGATTTCGCTTCGATAATTCTTGCTTGGAGTCCTGATCAAGATAATTTCGATTTAGAAATTTTGCGTCTAATCCGAACCTCGAAGCCTCAAGTGAATTTTTTCGTGATCGGTGAGCATAATGGAAAAACAAATTCAGATGAATTTTGGTCCGAAGTCCATTTTATTAATCTGAAAAAAATGATAAGGTTAAATAAAAGGTTTTCTGATTTTGATTTATATCACGATCGGATCTATATGGTTGAATAA
- the fni gene encoding type 2 isopentenyl-diphosphate Delta-isomerase, with the protein MSKAAQRKNEHLSIFEKYYNPKATNDFDEIRLIPNLLPELSLSEIDPRIDFLNHHFPHSFFINAMTGGTARAQEINAQLASVANKFHLAMAVGSQKIALAEPELRQTFSVVRQANPDGFIIANLNANQNVQQVKEAIAMIDANAVQLHLNSLQELINSTGDRNFHLLANIDKIINSIEKPVILKSVGFGLSPHDLRSLQDIGVKYVDVSGTGGTNFIQIENQQNKTHQLAYLSELGLSTVETLRVAQNFPFETIASGGIRNPLDVVKSHVLGAKMVGVSGTFLHPLIKKEPQELELLIEQWIEVLPKIMLMLGKKSIADLAKAKYIPSIKLTNAGDFLDKSF; encoded by the coding sequence TTGAGTAAAGCAGCACAAAGGAAGAATGAACATCTTAGCATTTTTGAAAAATATTATAATCCTAAAGCTACAAATGACTTCGATGAAATTAGATTGATTCCAAATTTATTACCAGAACTCAGTCTTAGTGAAATTGATCCAAGGATTGACTTTTTAAATCATCACTTTCCCCACTCATTTTTTATCAATGCAATGACGGGGGGAACTGCCCGGGCACAAGAAATTAATGCTCAACTTGCTTCAGTCGCTAACAAATTCCACCTCGCGATGGCAGTTGGTTCACAAAAAATTGCTTTGGCTGAACCTGAATTGCGTCAAACTTTTAGTGTCGTGCGCCAAGCTAATCCAGATGGTTTTATTATTGCTAATTTAAATGCTAATCAAAACGTCCAGCAAGTTAAAGAAGCGATTGCAATGATCGATGCCAATGCCGTGCAACTCCACCTCAATTCTTTACAAGAGCTAATCAATTCGACGGGTGATCGCAATTTTCACCTATTAGCCAACATTGACAAAATCATTAATAGCATTGAAAAACCTGTGATCTTAAAATCTGTCGGCTTTGGTCTAAGTCCTCATGATCTGCGTAGTTTACAAGACATTGGCGTTAAGTACGTCGATGTTTCTGGCACCGGTGGCACGAATTTTATCCAGATCGAAAATCAGCAAAACAAAACTCATCAGCTTGCCTATCTGTCTGAGCTTGGACTAAGTACTGTTGAAACTTTAAGAGTCGCCCAGAATTTTCCTTTTGAAACTATTGCAAGTGGCGGGATTCGTAACCCTTTAGATGTTGTTAAATCACACGTCTTAGGGGCAAAAATGGTCGGAGTCAGCGGAACTTTTCTGCATCCTTTAATCAAAAAAGAACCCCAAGAATTGGAGCTCTTAATTGAACAATGGATTGAAGTCTTGCCAAAAATTATGCTAATGCTCGGCAAAAAATCCATTGCTGACCTTGCTAAAGCCAAATATATTCCTTCAATTAAGCTAACTAACGCCGGAGATTTTTTGGATAAAAGTTTTTGA
- the rpmI gene encoding 50S ribosomal protein L35, translating to MPKFKTHRASVKRFKRTASGGLKRSHAFTSHRFHGKTKKQRRQLAKSAMVSHSDMKRIGRMLTNMK from the coding sequence ATGCCAAAATTTAAAACGCATCGAGCTTCTGTCAAAAGATTTAAGAGAACTGCTAGTGGAGGACTTAAACGTTCGCACGCTTTTACTTCCCACCGTTTTCATGGCAAGACAAAGAAGCAAAGAAGACAATTAGCAAAATCTGCAATGGTTAGTCATTCAGATATGAAACGCATTGGTAGAATGCTAACAAATATGAAATAA
- a CDS encoding methyltransferase RsmF C-terminal domain-like protein, which produces MKLPAEFIEKYRRILGSDANDFIASFDQVPINAFRVEPLRSRTDFSSYQSIPSIPHAHYGKISGLSIEFLSGVLYSQEPSAMYPAQILAPRPGDLVLDLCAAPGGKATALASQLHNDGFVLANDIDLKRSKILAENVGRMGYQNVAVSNMSPEDLAAQFPTTFTKILVDAPCSGEGMFRKDPAAVNYWNPDYPANCAKTQKKILREAIKMLAPGGTLVYSTCTFSPEEDEGVVAEILNSNPELSLEMIEMPPGGAPGVPDYADGNSELAKCLRLYPHLFKGEGQFIAKFRKSGQLAPVELKYGKNVKISPVFEDFMQATFKSPLKNVIVLDSNYYVLNPAFYELIKDLHLIKKGVKIGEMKKQRFVAHQEIFLALPQENYQTVIELDDEQFKNYIHGEELTIESFAPQKKWAALSYKCYIFGFGHWVQNRIKNFYPKNLRR; this is translated from the coding sequence ATGAAATTACCTGCGGAATTTATTGAAAAATATCGCCGCATCTTAGGATCAGACGCAAATGATTTTATTGCCAGTTTTGATCAAGTGCCAATCAATGCTTTTCGAGTGGAACCGTTAAGAAGTAGAACTGATTTTAGCTCTTATCAATCGATTCCTTCAATTCCTCATGCTCATTATGGCAAAATAAGCGGCTTAAGCATTGAATTTCTATCAGGGGTTCTTTACAGTCAAGAGCCAAGTGCGATGTACCCAGCACAAATTCTGGCACCTAGGCCCGGGGATTTGGTCCTAGATTTATGTGCAGCGCCGGGGGGAAAAGCGACAGCCTTAGCTTCCCAGTTACATAACGATGGCTTTGTTTTAGCTAATGATATTGATTTGAAAAGATCCAAAATTTTGGCAGAGAACGTTGGGAGAATGGGGTATCAAAATGTAGCAGTGAGTAATATGTCTCCCGAGGATTTGGCAGCTCAATTTCCAACAACGTTTACCAAAATTTTAGTTGACGCTCCTTGTTCAGGAGAAGGGATGTTTAGAAAAGATCCTGCAGCGGTCAATTATTGGAATCCCGATTATCCAGCGAATTGTGCCAAAACGCAAAAAAAAATCCTCCGTGAAGCCATAAAAATGTTGGCTCCAGGAGGCACATTAGTTTACTCAACGTGTACTTTTTCACCTGAAGAAGATGAGGGGGTTGTTGCTGAAATTTTAAATAGTAATCCAGAATTAAGTTTAGAAATGATTGAAATGCCTCCAGGTGGAGCGCCAGGGGTTCCGGATTACGCCGATGGCAATTCAGAACTAGCCAAATGTTTGCGTCTTTATCCACATTTATTTAAAGGAGAAGGCCAATTTATTGCTAAATTTCGTAAAAGTGGGCAATTAGCGCCTGTTGAGTTGAAGTATGGAAAAAATGTTAAAATTTCTCCAGTTTTTGAGGATTTTATGCAAGCCACCTTTAAGTCGCCTTTAAAGAATGTAATAGTTCTGGATTCAAACTATTATGTTTTAAATCCCGCTTTTTATGAATTAATTAAAGATCTTCATTTGATTAAAAAAGGTGTCAAGATTGGTGAAATGAAGAAACAGCGTTTTGTTGCCCACCAAGAGATCTTTTTGGCTTTACCACAGGAAAATTATCAAACAGTTATTGAATTAGATGATGAACAATTCAAAAATTATATTCATGGAGAAGAGCTGACAATTGAGTCTTTTGCGCCGCAAAAGAAATGGGCCGCTCTTTCTTATAAATGTTATATTTTTGGTTTTGGTCATTGGGTTCAAAATCGCATCAAAAACTTTTATCCAAAAAATCTCCGGCGTTAG
- the infC gene encoding translation initiation factor IF-3, with product MIVNEGIKAHEVRLISDTGEQLGVKSKEEAIELAHQKDLDVVIVAPNGKPPVAKIMDYGKYRFDLEKKNKDSKKNQKVVSVKEIRLSPTIDQNDFNTKLNNARKFLAKGEKVKASIRFKGRAITHSEIGREVLDKFIEQTEDIANVESRPKMDGRSMFLLLAPKVDKNNK from the coding sequence ATGATCGTAAATGAGGGGATCAAGGCTCATGAAGTGAGATTGATCTCTGATACCGGCGAGCAACTCGGGGTCAAATCAAAAGAAGAAGCGATTGAACTCGCTCACCAAAAAGATTTAGATGTCGTAATCGTTGCACCGAATGGAAAACCACCGGTAGCGAAGATTATGGATTACGGCAAGTATCGTTTTGATTTGGAGAAAAAGAACAAAGACTCAAAGAAGAATCAGAAAGTCGTTAGTGTTAAGGAAATTAGATTAAGTCCGACAATCGACCAGAATGATTTTAATACTAAGCTAAATAATGCTCGCAAGTTTCTTGCTAAAGGTGAAAAAGTTAAAGCCAGCATTAGGTTTAAAGGACGAGCAATTACGCATAGTGAAATTGGTCGTGAAGTTTTAGACAAGTTTATTGAGCAAACAGAAGATATTGCTAATGTTGAGTCTCGTCCTAAAATGGACGGGCGGAGCATGTTTCTTTTGTTAGCTCCTAAAGTTGATAAAAACAACAAGTAG
- a CDS encoding MFS transporter, whose amino-acid sequence MLSNIKGLLFGRVLTNLSDSLVYMAILWYFNKSFSSPLITSSIFIIVSTIDLLSFSFGPLVDRVNSKRLLLVCTQVQILASFSLILFLPFLEQSTSFWKILIPIFFLVIILIASAIIYPLESKMLPNLVSRDELVKVNSVFQLTYKTLNVFLDAASTIIISFISIKYTFILTGIGFAAAWYFYRLIKLKDIDLVNKTRDLFGIQQYIVELREGLKELKRHRKLLNSLYPLVIVNFFYGIFNSTLPRFSSTYLSGSAFGYGLLLTFSSFGGMAGIAIMNFINLKSVNDYNFIAFSYLCSGFFQMFLPLGIFINPVISIAGIFFSSAFIGMVNIMFMSLVQLTISEDVLGRVSTINESLLSSMIPIGSLFGGLLVKYFNAVIPQYCYGISLMILGASFLIQNRRNKKNKFERR is encoded by the coding sequence ATGTTATCCAATATTAAAGGTCTATTGTTTGGAAGAGTTTTAACCAACTTGTCCGATAGTTTGGTTTATATGGCTATACTCTGGTATTTTAATAAATCTTTTAGCTCTCCGTTAATTACATCATCTATATTTATAATAGTTTCCACCATTGATCTTTTATCTTTTTCTTTTGGACCTCTTGTAGATCGTGTAAATAGCAAACGTCTTTTACTTGTTTGTACTCAAGTTCAAATATTAGCATCCTTCAGTTTGATATTATTTTTACCCTTTTTAGAACAAAGTACCTCTTTTTGGAAAATATTAATCCCAATATTTTTCCTAGTTATTATTTTAATAGCTTCTGCAATCATTTATCCCCTCGAATCCAAGATGCTGCCAAATTTAGTTTCTAGGGATGAATTAGTTAAAGTGAACAGTGTTTTTCAATTAACTTATAAAACTTTAAATGTTTTTTTAGATGCAGCTTCCACTATTATTATTAGTTTTATATCTATTAAATATACATTTATATTAACTGGAATTGGATTTGCAGCAGCTTGGTATTTTTACAGATTAATCAAATTAAAAGATATTGATTTGGTCAACAAAACAAGGGATCTTTTCGGGATACAGCAGTATATTGTTGAATTAAGAGAAGGATTGAAAGAGTTAAAAAGACATCGAAAACTATTGAATAGCTTATATCCTTTAGTTATTGTAAATTTTTTTTACGGCATATTTAATTCAACTTTACCTAGATTTTCAAGCACTTACTTGTCGGGGTCGGCTTTTGGTTATGGACTTTTACTCACATTTAGTTCATTTGGTGGAATGGCAGGTATAGCTATAATGAATTTTATTAATTTAAAGTCTGTCAACGATTATAATTTCATTGCTTTTTCATATTTATGTTCGGGTTTTTTTCAAATGTTTTTGCCTTTAGGAATTTTTATAAATCCAGTTATAAGTATTGCTGGCATATTTTTTAGTAGTGCTTTTATTGGAATGGTAAATATTATGTTTATGTCTTTGGTTCAACTAACAATTTCAGAAGATGTTTTAGGACGTGTTTCTACGATAAATGAAAGTTTGCTTTCATCAATGATCCCAATAGGTAGTTTATTTGGGGGGCTATTAGTAAAATATTTTAACGCGGTCATACCTCAATATTGTTATGGTATATCACTTATGATATTGGGCGCGAGTTTCCTGATCCAAAATAGGCGTAATAAAAAGAATAAATTTGAAAGGAGGTGA